The nucleotide sequence CAGCAGCGCCGCGCGAAGCTCGGCAGCGCCGTCAAGGGCCTGGCCGTGCTTGGAGTCCTGGCGGGCGGCGCCTTCGCCGCCTGGAAGTGGTGGGACAAGCAGGCCAACCCCGACTGGCTGGTCGAGCCCCCCGCCGCCACCGAGGTCTCCGACCCCGGTCGCCTGTCCTCCGTCGACGGCAGCGGCCAGTCCGCCCTCGACCCCGAGGTCCAGGCCAAGCAGGCCGAGGAGGAGGCCGCCGACCGCGACGACCGCCCCTGAGGACCGGCAGCCGAGGTCATTTTTTCGCGACTGCCGCCGCCGTGACCAGTTCTCTCCCGGCTCGGTCTCGCTTGCCCGGAGGTCGGTTCGACGGAACACCTTGCAACAGCCCTGTGGGGCAGAAGACTTGCAGCTCTTCTGCCCCACAGGGCTGTTTCACGTGAAACAGCCCTGCCCTTCAGTACACGGAACACAGCAGCCGGAATGTATTGGTCCGGTTGCAAAGGGTGATGCACACATTCGGCCGCGCACCCTTGTGACTCAGAGCACCGTTTTCGCATATGCGTACGCCGACACGTGCCAGCCCCCGTCGCCCCGTTCCAGCGGCCTTCTCTTCCTGGACTGCACAGATAGCGATCGCGACGACCCCCACCCGGAGCACCCCCGACGATCCGGGCACCGGAGGCAGGAAAAAGGCCGGGCCGGATGTCCTGAGACATCCGGCCCGGCCAATCCACTGTGGAGCCTAGGGGAGTCGAACCCCTGACATCTGCCATGCAAAGACAGCGCTCTACCAACTGAGCTAAGGCCCCGAAAGGGAAGCGTCCACCCGGAACAACCGACCCCGGGAGGCTTCGCAGACCAGAGTACCGGGTCACCCCCCGGATCTCGCAAAAAGATTAGGGGTCCCCGTGAACGACCACTCTCCGTAAGATGCTCGTCGTGGTTCGCTACAGCGAACCACGGTATTTGGGGAAGCGATGGGGAGACGCAATGGACGCCGCACAGCAGGAAGCGACCGCAAGAGCCCGGGAGCTGCAGCGGAACTGGTACGGAGAGCCACTGGGGGCGCTCTTCCGTAGGCTCATCGAGGACCTGGGTCTCAACCAGGCCCGTCTCGCGGGGGTGCTGGGCCTGTCCGCACCGATGCTGTCGCAGCTGATGAGCGGTCAGCGTGCCAAGATCGGCAACCCGGCAGTGGTCCAGCGGGTGCAGTTGCTGCAGGACCTGGCGGGCCAGGTCGCGGACGGCAGCGTGAGCGCCGCCGAGGCGACCGAGCGCATGGACGAGATCAAGAAGTCACAGGGGGGATCGGTGCTCAGCAACACCACGCAGTCGACGACGAGTTCGGGGGCGCCCACGGTCAAGCGGGTCGTCCGCGAGATCCAGTCACTGCTTCGCTCGGTGGCGGCCGCGGGCGACATCATCGACGCGGCGGACACCCTCGCCCCGACCCACCCGGAACTGGCAGAGTTCCTCCGGGTGTACGGCGCGGGCCGCACGTCGGACGCGGTGGCGCACTACCAGTCCCACCAGAACTGAGCCCAAGGCCCGGTCCCCGGAAGGGGGTTCGGCGGCCGGGCCGAGGCCGAAGATGTGGACGAGGGGTCTGTAGGCCCCTCGAGAGCCACGGAGACGTAGACGTAGGCTCCGGAAGAGTCGGCAAGCGCATCGGAACAGACGTACAGGAGGAACAGAGGCGAGAAGCAGGCCCCGGGGGAAGCCGGGCACGTGCGAGCCGGCTCCGCGGAGCGCGGTGCGAGCGCCGTGTCCTCCGCCGACGGGCAGCCAAAGGGGGAGTCGAAGGGGGAACGACGCACAGCCATGGGTGAGGTCTTCGCCGGCCGGTACGAACTGGTCGACCCGATCGGGCGCGGGGGAGTCGGCGCGGTCTGGCGCACCTGGGACCACCGCCGCCGCCGCTATGTGGCCGCCAAGGTTCTGCAACAGCGTGACGCGCACGCCCTGCTGCGCTTCGTCCGCGAGCAGGCCGTACGGATCGACCATCCCCATGTACTCGCGCCCGCCAGCTGGGCCGCCGACGACGACAAGGTCCTGTTCACCATGGACCTGGTGGCCGGAGGCTCCCTGGTCAATCTCATCAATGACTACGGTCCCCTTCCACCCGCCTACGTCTGCGGGCTGCTCGACCAACTGCTGTCCGGCCTCGCCGCCGTGCACGCCGAGGGCGTCATCCACCGCGACATCAAGCCCGCCAACGTATTGTTGGAGGCCACCGGCACGGCCCGGCCCCGCCTGCGCCTGTCCGACTTCGGCATCGCCATGCGTCTGGGCGAGCCCCGCCTGACAGAGACCAACTACGTGGTGGGAACGCCGGGTTACTTCGCTCCTGAGCAGATGCTCGGAGCCGACCCGGACTTCCCGGCCGACCTCTTCGCGGTGGGCCTCGTCGCCCTGTACCTGCTGGAGGGCGCGAAACCTGACGCCAAGGCCCTCATCGAGCACTTCGCCGCCCACGGCACACCGAACGCCCCCCGCGGCATCCCCGAACCGCTGTGGCAGGTCATCGCCACGCTGCTCCAACCCGACCCCAACTCCCGCTTCCGCACCGCCACAGGCGCCCGCAAAGCTCTTGGCGCAGCCACGGAGCTGCTGCCCGAGCCCGGCCCCGACGACGAGTTGGTGGAGGTATTCGACCAACTCGGCCCGCTCCCCGAGGGGTTCGCCCCCACGGGCCCCTTGCAGCGCGCATCGGGGCTGGACAAGACCGGAACAGGCACGGGTACCGGCGGCACATCCTCGCCGACTCCCAGCCCGGGCACGGACGCTCCTTCCAACGCGCCTGGCTGGCATGCCCCTTCAACTCCTTCGGTTCCCGGCGTTCCCTCGGCTCCCGTCTCCTTCCCACCCGCTGCTTCACCGGCTTCCCTGCCTGCGCCTTCGTCTTCGCCTACGTCCTCCGGGCCGGTCATGGGGGGCGTCTCACCGTCCGGTGCGGAGACGACACCGCCACCACCGCACAATCCGCCGGCATACAGCCCACCGCCTCAGGGCCTTCCACCCCGTCCCGGCCCAGGCACCTCGCTACCCGCACCGTCCGCAGGCTCCGTGCCTCAGCCCCCACCCACGGGCTCCATATCGCCACCGCCCATGCCCACCACCACCCCGCCCCAGACCGGCTCCACCGACACCGGCACCGGCACCGGCACCGGCACCGGCACCGGGCAGTGGTCTCACGATTCCACCCTCTCGCCCTCGGCATCTCCGGCGTTTTCGCCGCATGCCGGTCACATATCGCCCGAGTCGCCCCCCACCGCCGTACCCCCGCGGCCCGAACGCGACCCCGTACCCCCGCAGCCGTCCACGATGTCGGACACGGGCAGCTTTCATCTGCCGCCCCCCCAGGTGCTCGCCACCCACGCACCATCGCGACAGGCGGAGCAGCAGCTCACCCCCGAACCTGGCTATCCCGAGCACCACCCCGAGCAGCAGGTCACTCCCCCTACCGCGACGCCTGTCCAAGCTGTCCCAGCGCAACACCCCGAACCCGCGCATGTGCCCTCCCCCCAGTCGCCCACGCCGCTGGGCTTCTCTCAGGCCCCGACCGCAGCGGTGCAGCAGCACGCTTACGCCTCTACTGGTTCATACACCGCTCGGCCCCCGCAGGTTCCACGTCCGTCGAGGGCACTTCCCCGGCGCCGTCCGGGCCCGCCCGTCAAGGTGGTCCTTCCCGTCCTGCTGCTCGCACTGGTCTGTTTCGCCGTGGGGTTCTGGGCGCTGGGCCAGCTCTGATCCTGCTCCGACGACACCGGCAGATATCGGCCGCTACTGGATGATGTCGACTCACGCCCCTCGGCCGACTCCGCCCCCGCTGTCCCCACCGATCCCAGCCCCAACAGCGGCTGATCGTCCTACCGTCCCCGGGACGCCCCATGCCGCCCCCGCGGAGTTGTGCCCGCCTTCGGCCGCTCCACGTCCGCGCCCGCGGATGCCCGCCTCCTCGCGACGAGTGTCCACACCACGAGCCCGAACACCAGCAGGCTCCCCGTGCCGATGCCGCCCGCCGCGACGACCGTCATGGCGAGACGCCGATCCCCGGTGCCGGAGGAGTTCCCGGAACCCTCCTCGCCGCCGGAAGTCTCCGCGTCGCCTCCACCGCCGCTGTCCCCCGCTCCGTCCAGCGTGTCCCCCGTGGTCCCGCTCTCCGCGGCCTCCTGGTCCTCCTCGGTGACCTCGAAGACCCCGCGTGGCTCGGAGGCGCCCAGATATCCCGGCCCGTCCCCGGCCGTGCCCTCCAGCCGCACCCGCAGGGTCAACCCGAGAGGCTCCTCGCCGTACCGGTCGGCTACCGATGTCCCGAGGTGCAGCGCCAGGTAGTACCAGCCGGCGAACCGCATCCCGCTCACTTCGCCGTCGAGGGAGAAACGGTTCTCGTACGCGACGGGCGGGAGCGGGTCCAGAGCGGTGGACCGCTGTTCACCGCCGTAGTTGGCGGTCCTGTCGTCCACGAAGCCGCGTACGGGGTTGTAGAGCGACATGACGAACGCGTTCCCCACATACCCGTCGCCGTCAGTCGTGCTGCCCAGTTCTGCGGTGGCATGGATCTGCTGCCCCCAGCCGACGGGCACCTTGTAGAAGAGGGTCTCCCCGGCTCTGATCCCGGCCTGGTCCTGCCAGACGCCCTGCGCCACAGGGCTCGCCGTGGCGAAGCCGCTTCCGCCGCGGCGAAGCTCGGGGTCGCCGGACAGATTTGCAGGCGGTGCGGAGTTCCAGCTCTCGGGGGCACTCGTCGAACCGCCCTTCGTCACAGCGGGCTCCGACACGAAGCCGAGCTCCAGCCCCCACTCCTCCGACGAGCCCTCCGAGGGGGTGCCCGACACCGAGCCGGAAGCCGAGCCCGTACTGGTCCCTGTACCGGTTCCCGCGCCCGAACCGACCCGTTCGACGACGACGTAGTACGCCCCGGCCTCCTGACACATGTACTCGTCGCTGCCGATCTCACGTGAGGCCCAGGCGGTGACGGGGTGCGCACTGCTGGTCGGGCCGAAGCGGGCGGTCTCGTACGAGCAACGATGTGCGTCGGCGTCCTGCAGGGACACCCGGACGCCGTCCGCGGAGGCGACCGCCGCTCCGGCACCGGGTACGGCCGTGGCCGAGACGTACGCGTTGGCGGCGGCGCCGAGATCGAGACGGTAGTAGAGCTTGCCGCCCGGACCGATGGAGCTCCGGTATGTCTTGCCGGCCGCCAGCCGCACGGCTCCTGTGCTGCTCGTGGCGCCCTCGACCGCCCTCGCGTCCTCGGCGTAGGAGTACGGAGTGGGCGCGTCGGCCGCCGCGGCGGGCTCGATCGACGCTGTCGTGGCACACAGGGCCGCACCCACGGCTGCCGCAGTTCGCCACCAGACCGTGCGCCGCCCCATCAAGCGCCACCCCTCGTCGTAGACCCGAAGTCGCGGCTCCGAATGCGGAGCCCGGAAGAAGCCCAGAGGAAGCCAGGCAGCCGATGCCCGGATACACATCCACCAGACCCCGTCCAGCGGTCGTGATTCCGCAGCAGCTTCCCGGAAGTCAGGGCCCTGAACGCGCCCATCCTGCCGGGCCGTGGGCGCCGACGCCCGCGTTCCTGAGGAGGAGCGGCCGAAAACGGCCTCTACGCCGACCGCCACCTTGCTACAGCGATCAAATTCTTCGCCAAAGCGAATCAAGGCTGAGGATATGCGCACGAATGTCCTGAATCACGTGCGTTTTGTGCCTGAGTGACACAAAACCCCGACCGCGAGCGCGGCCGGGGTCTGCTCTGAGACTGATGTCGATTTCACGAACCCGTGGGCACGGAGTCAGTCGCCTCCGTCCACAGATCCTGCTCGGCGCGATCCGCCTGGATCTGGCGGTACACGAGGAGCCCGCCGATGGCGGCCAGTGCGACCAGGAGAAGCTTCTTCACCGCGCGACCTCGTCTTTCCTGACGTAGAGGACCTCTGGCGCCCGACTATACACACCGACCGATACCGATCGGTGACCTGAGTCGACCCCTCAACTCCCGCCGGGAAGAACGCAGTAGAACCGGATGTCACTGTTCCGATCGCAGGCTCATCACACAGGTCCCCCATAACTCGCACACCGCGACGGACCGGGCGGGCCCCCGGCCCCGCACGCCCTGCACTGCGCCTTCCCTCAGCTTCCTGCGGCCGTCTGCGGCTGCCTGCGGGCTCCCTGGGACTCCCCCTCCCCTTGCGCCCATCCGTGTGGTGTTCATCTGAAGATCCACGCGCCACGGGCGTCGGTCCGCAATTCCGGAGCCCACATACACATCATGAGGAAAGTACGCAAATCGCCCAACCCGAAAGTGAGGGGCCATGGCCCAGAACAAGGTCATGCAGATGTGGACCGCCATCGTCACCGCCGTCCTCGCCCTGTGCACGGCGCTCGGACTGATCACGACCACGGCGTCGGCCGCCGCACCGCAGACCGAGACCACCCGCAACTGCGCGGCCCCCACGACGACGCAGGCGATGTCCCCTCCGGCCCGGCCCCACGACCGCGCGCTGCCCCCCACGATGAAGCAACGCATCCGCGCCGAGGCTCACGGCTCCTCACCCTCCTGCCGCCACCGCACGCCTTTGGACACGGCAGCCACGGACACCGCCGCCCTGGAAGACCCGCTTCCGCAAGCCGAACGGCCCGCCGCACCCCTCCAGCGCTGATCGAGGCCAGGCAGCAACCCGCACGACCACCGTGGCGATCTTGCGTACGACGCCCCGTAGTGCAGCCTCACAGAACAACGGGAACCCCCGGCCGGGATGGCCGGGGGTTCCCTCATTCCCATCCTTCGGCCCCGCGTGAACGACGAGAACCGGCGCAGCGGCAGTCGTGGCAGTCCTCCGGGTCCGAGCCCGTCAGTGCCGTCGGTGTCAGCCACTGATGTCAGAATCGAGCGCACCCGCCGGCAGGCGGCCGCTCCGCGTCCTGCCCGGCACACAGCATCTGATAAGCCGGTACCACCTGTTCTCCGGGAAGCGGATCAATACCTCACACCCGGACGGCCACGACATCGACGGCCACTGGCGACCGGGGCGTCCGGATCTTGACGAGACGCCTTCGGAAGCGCTCGGGCACTGCCTTGGCCACCAGCTCTGCCACGGCCAGACCGACCCACCGGTCGTAGACCGTCGGACGGATGCGGATGTCGGCGCGGCACAGGGCTCAGGTGGGTGGCTCGATGAACGTCACATCGTCAGGACCCGGCTCCGGTCGGGGCGGCGCCGTGGCACCCTCGCTCAGCTCCATCGAGTTTGCGAGTCGGCCCCAACAGACGTCGCAGAGTTCGGCGCGCTCGTCACGGCCACCTGTCGCCCCATGCGTTCGAGTGCGAGTAGCTCTGAACAGAGAGCAGTAGGGCGCGCATTAGCCCTATCAGCAGTTCAATCGCACATCAGAAGGCTTTGTCCGCCACGGCCCGCAGCCAGCCCGCGCCGTCTCGGCGATCACGTGCCTCGGTGCGGCTCACACCCACCGCCTCTACGCGGCCTGCGTCTTGGTGCTGGTCCTGCGCCGCAGTTGCTTTTCCCGGATCTTCGATCGGCTCATGAAGCGGGCCTGCGTGTGTCGCATCACAGCCACACTCGCCCGGTACACCTGCGGCTCCCTGCTCGCCTTCCTGAAGCCGACAGACCCGGCGGGGTAGCTCCGGGGTAACCCGCGAGCGACCAATGCCATAGATGTCAGCCGTAGATGTCAAAGACCCCCAGCCGGTATCGACTGGGGGTCTTCGCGATGGTGGGGCTAACAGGATTTGAACCTGTGGCCTCATCCTTATCAGGGATGCGCTCTAACCAACTGAGCTATAGCCCCGCCGCGCTCTGCGGTGTGTGTCCCGCGCGCTGACTCCTGAAGATTAGCGCACGACGTGGGGAGTCCCAAAATCGATACCCGGAGGGGGAGCGCGACGCGGTGGGGCGCCCTGTCGGGGACGGCGCTCGGCGCCGTCCCCATAGGCAGTCCCCTAGGTCGTCTCCGCGCTCACTCGTCCTCGGCGAGCGTCAGCTCGATGCCGCCCACGAAGCCCGCGGACAGGTTGTAGATGAAGGCACCGAGGGTGGCGAGGGCGGTCGCGAGGACGACGTCGATGACCGCGATGACCGTGGTGAAGATCAGCACGTTGGGCAGCGACAGGAACGACTGCAGATCGAATCCGTTGGACTCGTTCGAGCCGGTGGCCTCGGAGATGGTGGCGCCGACCGAGGAGAACACACCCATCGCGTTCATGACCATCCACAGCACCGCGGCCGCGACGACCGTGCAGATGCCGAGGGCGATGGAGAGCAGGAAACTGACCTTCATCACGGACCACGGGTCGGCCTTGGCCACCCGCAGCCGCGCCTTGCGCGTACGAGGCGTCGTGCGCGCTCCCGTACGCGGCTTGCGGGACGAACCCTCCGGCGCCGGCTGGTAGGCCTGCGGCGGATGGTACGGACCGGCCTGCTGCTGCGACTGCCGCTCACCGGGCAGCGCCGAGCCACCGGCCTGAGCCTGGGCGGGGGGCTGCGCCGGAGCCTGGCGGGCGGGTCCGCCCGCAACCGCGGCCGGGCTGCCCGGCGCGGGCTGCTGGCTCTGCGGACCACGGGTGTCCGTCACGGTTCCCCCCTGGGATCCAGGCTTCTCGGGCGAGGCCGCGGGCGCGGCCGAATCGGTCGCGCTCGTCTTGATCGCTTTCAGTTGGGTCGTGTGCGTGTCCATCGCACGCGCGGCGGAGCCACGGCCGCCGCCGTCCGCCTCCGACCCGGTCGAAGTGCCGGCCGAAGTACCGGACGATCCGGCGCCCGTGGCTCCGCTCACGCTGACTCACTCCTCGTGCTACTCGGACGAGGGCGCCTCACCCTCGTCCGTACCTGTCGTCGCGGCACCCTCGGCGGTCTCGTCGACGGCTTCGTCGCCGTCGACCTCCTCCGCCTCCCGCCCTGCCTCGGCGTTTCGCGCGATACCGACCACGGCATCGCGCTTGCCCAGGTTGATCAGTTGGACGCCCATGGTGTCACGGCCGGTTTCCCTGATCTCGTTGACTCGCGTACGAATCACACCGCCCGACAGCGTGATGGCGAGGATCTCGTCGGTCTCCTCGACCACCAGCGCGCCGACGAGCGAACCGCGGTCCTCGACGATCTTGGCGGCCTTGATGCCGAGGCCGCCGCGACCCTGGACGCGGTACTCGTCGACGTTGGTCCGCTTCGCGTACCCGCCGTCTGTGGCAGTGAACACGAACGTACCGGGTCGAACAACATTCATCGAGAGCAGCTCGTCCCCTTCACGGAAACTCATGCCCTTGACACCCGAGGTGGCACGGCCCATGGGCCGCAGTGCCTCGTCCGTCGCCGTGAAGCGGATCGACTGTGCCTTCTTGCTGATCAGAAGGATGTCATCCTCTGCCGATACGAGTTCGGCTCCGATCAGTTCGTCATCGGAACCGTCCTCCTTCTCACGGAGGTTGATCGCGATGACGCCGCCGGAACGGGGCGAATCGTAATCCTTCAGAGGCGTCTTCTTCACAAGACCACCCTTGGTGGCGAGCACCAGGTAGGGCGTGGCCTCGTAGTCGCGGATCGCGAGGATCTCGGCGATCGCCTCGTCCGGCTGGAAGGCCAGCAGGTTGGCGACGTGCTGTCCACGCGCGTCACGTCCGGCGTCCGGCAGCTCGTAGGCCTTGGCCCGGTAGACGCGGCCCTTGTTGGTGAAGAACAGCAGCCAGTGGTGGGTCGTGGACACGAAGAAGTGGTCGACGATGTCGTCTTCCTTGAGCTTCGTACCGCGTACGCCCTTGCCGCCACGCTTCTGCGCGCGGTAGTCGACCGCCTTGGTCCGCTTGACGTAGCCGCCGCGCGAGACGGTGACGACGATGTCCTCCTCGGCGATCAGGTCCTCGATGGACATGTCACCGTCGTAGGGCACCAGCATCGTCTTGCGGTCGTCGCCGAACTTCTCGACGATCGCGGCGAGTTCCGCGCTGACGATGCCGCGCTGACGGACCGGGGAGGCGAGGATCTCGTTGTACTCGCGGATCTTGGCCTGGAGCTCGTCGTGCTCTTGGATGATCTTCTGGCGCTCCAGGGCGGCCAGGCGCCGCAGCTGCATCTCGAGGATGGCGTTGGCCTGGATCTCGTCGATCTCCAGGAGGCCCATCAGGCCCGTGCGCGCGATGTCGACGGTGTCGCTGCGCCGGATCAGCGCGATGACCTCGTCGATGGCGTCGAGAGCCTTCAGCAGGCCGCGCAGGATGTGCGCCCGCTCCTCGGCCTTGCGCAGCCGGAAGCGCGTACGGCGGACGATGACCTCGATCTGGTGCGTCACCCAGTGGCGGATGAACGCGTCCAGGGAGAGCGTCCGGGGCACACCGTCGACCAGCGCCAGCATGTTGGCGCCGAAGTTCGTCTGCAGGTCGGTGTGCTTGTACAGGTTGTTCAGCACGACCTTGGCGACCGCGTCGCGCTTCAGGACGATGACCAGGCGCTGGCCCGTACGGGACGACGTCTCGTCGCGGACGTCCGCGATGCCGCCGATCTTGCCGTCCTTCACAAGGTCGGCGATCTTCTGCGCGAGGTTGTCGGGGTTGGTCTGGTAGGGCAGTTCCGTGACCACCAGGCACTGGCGGTTCTGGATCTCCTCGACCTCGACGACCGCGCGCATCGTGATGGAACCACGGCCCGTGCGGTACGCCTCCTCGATGCCCTTGCGTCCGACGACCAGAGCGCCGGTCGGGAAGTCGGGGCCCTTGATGCGCTCCATCAGAGCGTCCAGAAGCTCCTCGTGCGAGGCCTCCGGGTTCTCCAGGTACCACTGGGCGCCCGACGCGACCTCGCG is from Streptomyces sp. NBC_01314 and encodes:
- a CDS encoding protein kinase; translation: MGEVFAGRYELVDPIGRGGVGAVWRTWDHRRRRYVAAKVLQQRDAHALLRFVREQAVRIDHPHVLAPASWAADDDKVLFTMDLVAGGSLVNLINDYGPLPPAYVCGLLDQLLSGLAAVHAEGVIHRDIKPANVLLEATGTARPRLRLSDFGIAMRLGEPRLTETNYVVGTPGYFAPEQMLGADPDFPADLFAVGLVALYLLEGAKPDAKALIEHFAAHGTPNAPRGIPEPLWQVIATLLQPDPNSRFRTATGARKALGAATELLPEPGPDDELVEVFDQLGPLPEGFAPTGPLQRASGLDKTGTGTGTGGTSSPTPSPGTDAPSNAPGWHAPSTPSVPGVPSAPVSFPPAASPASLPAPSSSPTSSGPVMGGVSPSGAETTPPPPHNPPAYSPPPQGLPPRPGPGTSLPAPSAGSVPQPPPTGSISPPPMPTTTPPQTGSTDTGTGTGTGTGTGQWSHDSTLSPSASPAFSPHAGHISPESPPTAVPPRPERDPVPPQPSTMSDTGSFHLPPPQVLATHAPSRQAEQQLTPEPGYPEHHPEQQVTPPTATPVQAVPAQHPEPAHVPSPQSPTPLGFSQAPTAAVQQHAYASTGSYTARPPQVPRPSRALPRRRPGPPVKVVLPVLLLALVCFAVGFWALGQL
- a CDS encoding DLW-39 family protein is translated as MKKLLLVALAAIGGLLVYRQIQADRAEQDLWTEATDSVPTGS
- a CDS encoding DUF3566 domain-containing protein encodes the protein MSGATGAGSSGTSAGTSTGSEADGGGRGSAARAMDTHTTQLKAIKTSATDSAAPAASPEKPGSQGGTVTDTRGPQSQQPAPGSPAAVAGGPARQAPAQPPAQAQAGGSALPGERQSQQQAGPYHPPQAYQPAPEGSSRKPRTGARTTPRTRKARLRVAKADPWSVMKVSFLLSIALGICTVVAAAVLWMVMNAMGVFSSVGATISEATGSNESNGFDLQSFLSLPNVLIFTTVIAVIDVVLATALATLGAFIYNLSAGFVGGIELTLAEDE
- a CDS encoding transcriptional regulator, which produces MDAAQQEATARARELQRNWYGEPLGALFRRLIEDLGLNQARLAGVLGLSAPMLSQLMSGQRAKIGNPAVVQRVQLLQDLAGQVADGSVSAAEATERMDEIKKSQGGSVLSNTTQSTTSSGAPTVKRVVREIQSLLRSVAAAGDIIDAADTLAPTHPELAEFLRVYGAGRTSDAVAHYQSHQN
- a CDS encoding DUF6344 domain-containing protein gives rise to the protein MAQNKVMQMWTAIVTAVLALCTALGLITTTASAAAPQTETTRNCAAPTTTQAMSPPARPHDRALPPTMKQRIRAEAHGSSPSCRHRTPLDTAATDTAALEDPLPQAERPAAPLQR
- the gyrA gene encoding DNA gyrase subunit A; protein product: MADENTPATPEEGGELAMRIEPVGLETEMQRSYLDYAMSVIVSRALPDVRDGLKPVHRRVLYAMYDGGYRPEKGFYKCARVVGDVMGTYHPHGDSSIYDALVRLAQPWSMRMPLVDSNGNFGSPGNDPAAAMRYTECKMMPLSMEMVRDIDEETVDFQDNYDGRNQEPTVLPARFPNLLINGSAGIAVGMATNIPSHNLREVASGAQWYLENPEASHEELLDALMERIKGPDFPTGALVVGRKGIEEAYRTGRGSITMRAVVEVEEIQNRQCLVVTELPYQTNPDNLAQKIADLVKDGKIGGIADVRDETSSRTGQRLVIVLKRDAVAKVVLNNLYKHTDLQTNFGANMLALVDGVPRTLSLDAFIRHWVTHQIEVIVRRTRFRLRKAEERAHILRGLLKALDAIDEVIALIRRSDTVDIARTGLMGLLEIDEIQANAILEMQLRRLAALERQKIIQEHDELQAKIREYNEILASPVRQRGIVSAELAAIVEKFGDDRKTMLVPYDGDMSIEDLIAEEDIVVTVSRGGYVKRTKAVDYRAQKRGGKGVRGTKLKEDDIVDHFFVSTTHHWLLFFTNKGRVYRAKAYELPDAGRDARGQHVANLLAFQPDEAIAEILAIRDYEATPYLVLATKGGLVKKTPLKDYDSPRSGGVIAINLREKEDGSDDELIGAELVSAEDDILLISKKAQSIRFTATDEALRPMGRATSGVKGMSFREGDELLSMNVVRPGTFVFTATDGGYAKRTNVDEYRVQGRGGLGIKAAKIVEDRGSLVGALVVEETDEILAITLSGGVIRTRVNEIRETGRDTMGVQLINLGKRDAVVGIARNAEAGREAEEVDGDEAVDETAEGAATTGTDEGEAPSSE